Proteins encoded together in one Musa acuminata AAA Group cultivar baxijiao chromosome BXJ3-6, Cavendish_Baxijiao_AAA, whole genome shotgun sequence window:
- the LOC103990134 gene encoding uncharacterized protein LOC103990134, whose product MAVDLGSSSAIEDPFADFSLLSLLPRTLGGALRADPPPLDAHETEVIKALLDSVVGSKEVLEQAHAINNSCQNVVNSSQDGNKTIPADVKNRLVSRRPALGRKRAQFSLKPISSNPVPDVDFNSQIDHLDDPEEFFFAFEQLENAGKELKKLRGEAVTEPAKNQQVTGRKRRLGILGKTVSYKHHFSATVDTAEAFSVSQEVLDQRNATPYKASIKIKPTANLHPTSFDQPCNLHSTDTNNIHLLANEREDSVADENNANNILEKLLFSFRDLDEGEGTAFLRESLQIKSIEIGKIHLPELHSIQRNDFRTLENRVAKEKSEAHQLLPTSATLSRSPLADTSYLQRHMSLIDQQGNPYMIPPSADAPYSTSQTPARSPLAAITNFQWRISVDEPLEDPYMIPPSDDAPYSGDSCPTSCWQKKSLSPPANISYPNRNGLLVRDALDSVRSDDGILNLVDKLQISDAKADKTIDDKIATEEDVIEHVHCSPESTIEHRDHLMTDDLINFDGFNEQMEEGNRVQLDPLYERPDHDVEDPASVCSNQCGRDGPDSKRESTVDDHIISESDTIVDKCDADDNLQNQVNVGAPDVLVVDAEAPRVLPHSTAYPDVDDPTSGCSNQCSRDGPDSKHESTAEGHIISESDTIVDKCDADDNLQNQVNVGAPDVLVVDAEAPRVLANSTAYPDVDDPTFGWSNQISRYGSDNKLESTTECLIVSENDTIVDKCGADDNLQNQVRVGAPDVMVVDAEASRVLPVNEQSKDVHTLAGGNMEAQSCHTTSGLSQNIEKKQKALPSRKDKQKLVSRRQSLADAGMIWNSGVRRSTRIKSRPLEYWRGERFLYGRIHDSLATVIGVKRSSPGNNGKLKVTSFVSEEYADLVAQAAQL is encoded by the exons ATGGCTGTTGACCTTGGGAGCAGCTCCGCGATCGAGGACCCCTTCGCAGACTTCTCCCTTCTTTCCCTCCTCCCACGAACTCTAGGAGGCGCGCTCCGTGCTGACCCGCCTCCCTTGGACGCGCACGAGACGGAGGTCATCAAAGCTCTTCTTGATTCCGTG GTTGGCTCCAAGGAGGTCCTGGAGCAGGCGCATGCTAtcaacaatagttgtcaaaacgTTGTAAATTCATCCCAAGACGGAAACAAGACGATTCCTGCAGATGTTAAGAATCGGCTTGTTTCGCGAAGGCCCGCGTTGGGCCGTAAACGTGCTCAATTTTCCTTGAAGCCCATATCAAG CAACCCTGTTCCAGATGTTGACTTTAATTCTCAAATTGATCATTTAGATGATCCGGAGGAGTTCTTCTTTGCCTTTGAGCAACTTGAGA ATGCGGGCAAAGAGCTAAAGAAACTAAGGGGTGAGGCTGTTACTGAACCTGCAAAGAATCAGCAGGTCACTGGTCGCAAACGTCGTCTTGGAATTCTAGG GAAGACGGTTAGTTATAAGCATCACTTCTCTGCTACAGTTGATACTGCTGAAGCATTTAGTGTATCACAGGAAGTTCTTGATCAGAGAAATGCCACTCCATACAAGGCTTCAATTAAAATCAAGCCGACTGCAAATCTGCATCCTACTTCATTTGATCAACCTTGCAATTTACATTCCACGGACACAAATAACATACACCTTTTAGCTAATGAACGAGAAG ATTCTGTAGCTGATGAGAACAATGCAAACAATATTCTGGAAAAGCTGTTGTTTTCATTCAGAGATTTGGATGAAGGTGAAGGGACAGCTTTTCTGAGGGAGAGCTTGCAGATTAAGTCAATTGAGATAGGAAAAATACATCTTCCTGAGTTGCATTCCATCCAGAGAAACGATTTTAGGACATTGGAAAATAGAGTAGCAAAAGAGAAATCAGAAGCTCACCAACTTCTGCCAACTTCAGCAACCCTATCAAGAAGTCCGCTTGCAGATACTTCATACTTGCAAAGGCATATGTCACTTATTGATCAACAAGGAAATCCATACATGATCCCTCCGAGTGCTGATGCACCATATTCAACTTCACAAACTCCAGCACGAAGTCCACTTGCAGCGATTACAAATTTTCAATGGCGTATTTCAGTTGATGAACCACTAGAAGATCCATACATGATTCCTCCAAGTGATGATGCACCGTATTCCGGTGACTCTTGTCCAACTAGCTGCTGGCAGAAAAAGTCTCTTTCACCTCCTGCTAATATCAGTTATCCAAATCGGAATGGTTTGCTTGTTAGAGATGCTTTAGATTCTGTGAGGTCGGATGATGGAATATTGAATTTGGTTGATAAATTGCAGATTTCAGATGCCAAAGCAGATAAAACCATTGATGATAAGATTGCAACAGAGGAAGATGTAATAGAACATGTGCATTGTTCACCTGAAAGTACAATAGAACATAGGGACCATTTAATGACTGATGACCTGATCAATTTTGATGGCTTCAATGAGCAAATGGAGGAA GGCAATCGTGTCCAACTTGATCCATTGTATGAACGTCCTGATCATGATGTTGAGGATCCAGCTTCTGTTTGCTCCAATCAATGTGGTAGAGATGGACCAGATAGCAAACGTGAAAGTACAGTTGACGATCATATTATATCTGAAAGTGATACCATTGTTGATAAATGTGATGCTGAtgacaatttgcaaaatcag GTAAATGTTGGAGCACCAGATGTACTGGTGGTTGATGCGGAGGCACCCAGAG TGCTTCCCCACTCTACAGCTTATCCTGACGTTGATGATCCGACTTCTGGTTGTTCCAATCAATGTAGTAGAGATGGACCAGATAGCAAACATGAAAGTACAGCTGAAGGTCATATTATATCTGAAAGTGATACAATTGTCGATAAATGTGATGCCGAtgacaatttgcaaaatcag GTAAATGTTGGAGCACCAGATGTACTGGTGGTTGATGCAGAGGCACCCAGAG TGCTTGCCAACTCTACAGCTTATCCTGACGTTGATGATCCGACATTTGGTTGGTCCAATCAGATTAGTAGATATGGATCAGATAACAAACTTGAAAGTACAACTGAATGTCTTATTGTATCTGAAAATGATACCATTGTTGATAAATGTGGTGCTGAtgacaatttgcaaaatcag GTAAGGGTAGGAGCTCCAGATGTAATGGTGGTTGATGCAGAGGCATCAAGAG TCCTTCCTGTGAATGAGCAATCTAAAGATGTACACACATTAGCAGGAGGGAATATGGAG GCACAAAGTTGTCATACAACTTCTGGATTATCCCAAAACattgaaaagaaacaaaaagctTTGCCAAGCAGAAAAGACAAGCAAAAATTGGTTTCAAGAAGGCAAAGCCTTGCAG ATGCTGGTATGATATGGAATTCTGGTGTAAGGAGAAGCACAAGAATTAAGTCAAGA
- the LOC103990133 gene encoding serine/threonine protein phosphatase 2A 57 kDa regulatory subunit B' kappa isoform, giving the protein MWKQFLSKLPRKSSKSDASSGSAHSHLSNNGTASANGNPIQRTSSGNVVSSRSATVKRTASAIFPSSVVTSIEPLLLFKDVPNSEKHNLFISKMKLCCVVFDFSDPNKNCAEKDMKRQALLDLVDYVDAGTSKFTEPMISASCKMFAINLFRTFPPNTRSSTGGGEAEEEELMFDPAWSHLQLVYDLLLKFIESSSLDSKIGKKYVDHSFIARLLELFDSEDPREKDCLKTILHRIYGKFMVHRPFIRKAVSNIFYRFVFETDRHNGIAELLEVFGSVISGFALPLKEEHKIFLWRALIPLHKPKTLGVYLQQLTYCMTQFIEKEPMLASSVIKGLLRYWPVTNSQKEVMFLSELEEVLESTSPAELQKCVIPLFRRIGFCINSSHFQVAERALLMWNNDHVTSLASQNQQAIMPLILPALERNIRSHWNQAVLNLTENVKKLLSEMNEELFTACKKKFEDEEEKRVAMEEKRRMIWERLETTAAFQPVTSNTAVLVIPAITPPIAAVLS; this is encoded by the exons ATGTGGAAGCAATTCCTCAGTAAGTTACCTCGCAAATCTTCCAAATCTGATGCTTCTTCGGGCTCCGCTCACAGCCATCTCAGCAACAATGGGACGGCCTCCGCGAACGGGAACCCAATCCAGCGGACTAGCAGTGGCAATGTGGTTTCCTCCCGGTCGGCCACTGTGAAGCGGACTGCTTCTGCCATCTTTCCGTCCAGTGTCGTCACCAGCATCGAACCTCTCCTGTTGTTCAAAGATGTCCCTAACTCTGAAAAGCATAACCTTTTCATCAGTAAGATGAAGCTCTGCTGTGTTGTCTTCGATTTCTCTGATCCAAACAAGAACTGTGCCGAGAAGGATATGAAACGACAGGCACTATTAGATCTCGTCGATTACGTTGATGCTGGTACTTCTAAGTTTACCGAGCCTATGATTTCTGCTAGCTGTAAGATGTTCGCTATTAACTTGTTTAGAACTTTCCCTCCAAACACACGATCCAGTACTGGTGGCGGGGAGGCTGAAGAGGAAGAGCTGATGTTCGATCCAGCTTGGTCCCATCTGCAACTCGTCTATGATTTGCTTCTAAAGTTCATAGAGTCCTCCTCGCTTGATTCTAAGATAGGAAAGAAGTATGTAGATCATTCATTCATTGCAAGACTGCTTGAACTCTTTGATTCCGAGGACCCCAGAGAAAAGGATTGCTTGAAAACTATCCTGCATAGGATCTACGGAAAATTtatggtgcatcgtcctttcatcAGGAAAGCAGTGAGCAATATATTTTATCGGTTTGTGTTTGAGACAGATCGGCATAATGGGATTGCCGAGTTGTTAGAAGTTTTTGGTAGTGTGATCAGTGGGTTTGCTCTGCCTCTCAAGGAGGAGCACAAAATTTTCTTGTGGAGGGCTTTAATACCGCTGCATAAACCGAAAACATTAGGTGTTTATCTTCAGCAGCTGACTTACTGTATGACACAGTTCATAGAGAAAGAGCCTATGCTGGCAAGCTCAGTGATAAAAGGGTTGTTGAGATATTGGCCAGTGACAAACAGTCAGAAGGAAGTTATGTTTTTGAGCGAGTTGGAGGAGGTCTTGGAGTCTACTAGCCCAGCGGAGCTCCAGAAATGTGTGATTCCATTGTTCCGGAGGATTGGTTTCTGCATCAACAGCTCCCACTTCCAG GTTGCCGAGAGAGCCCTACTCATGTGGAATAATGACCATGTGACAAGTCTGGCGTCACAAAACCAGCAAGCAATCATGCCTTTGATTTTGCCAGCCTTGGAGAGGAACATCAGGAGTCATTGGAACCAAGCTGTTTTGAATTTAACAGAAAATGTCAAAAAATTGCTATCTGAGATGAACGAAGAGCTATTTACTGCTTGCAAAAAGAAGTTTGAGGATGAAGAAGAGAAGCGAGTGGCAATGGAGGAGAAGCGAAGAATGATCTGGGAGCGTCTGGAGACTACTGCCGCGTTCCAGCCAGTGACTAGTAACACAGCCGTCCTGGTAATACCTGCAATTACTCCACCAATTGCTGCTGTTCTTAGTTGA
- the LOC135640011 gene encoding putative pentatricopeptide repeat-containing protein At3g25970: MHSSRRLDAALRSAAKTHAWLLKSGDGLDPCTWNKVLASYSKSGGLVEACKLFDEIPLRDTASWNSLIAAHVLSQAHRQAWSVFRTMLSEGLPFDQYTFGSLLKSVACAARLDLGRQVHALIVKSSFDRNVFSGSALVDMYAKCGRIREAVMALELMPERSVVSWNAVVAGYARAGDAKAAFHVSCRMEREGVTLDEATFASLLTLLDGIADYGLMSQAHAKIVKCGRTADTIVYNAAITAYSQCGSVADSRKIFDKMDRVKDLVTWNSMLAAYACHGFTADAIELFVRMQKLGIDPDIYTFTSAISACFEHGQSGNGRALHAVAIKRGFDDALQVSNALIAMYIRPGEDGTVDDAWRCFRSMELKDSVSWNSMLTGLSQNGLGEAAAKLFAHMRSVHVEIDHYSFSATLRSCSDLAVLQLGRQIHGLALRSGFAANEFVGSSLIYMYSKCGVLDDARQAFDETPHGSSVTWNSMIFGYAQHGRGRTALHLFSKMQEQEVSPDHITFVGLITACSHTGLVEEGSRLLKLMQPAFGVPLRMEHYACGVDLFGRAGRLDEAKNLVESMPFQPDAMVWMTLLGACRIHGDMALARRVTEHLRLSEAEHHSTYVLLSHMYSGLGLWADRATVQKTMRSRGLSKVPGWSWIEITNEVHSFNAEDRSHPQSSEIYRMLELLIEVMETASFSEIEVLDSIP, from the coding sequence ATGCACTCGTCTCGGCGCCTCGACGCCGCCTTGCGCTCCGCAGCCAAGACCCACGCCTGGCTACTGAAATCGGGGGACGGCCTCGACCCTTGCACCTGGAATAAAGTCCTCGCCTCCTACTCCAAGAGCGGTGGGCTCGTCGAAGCCTGCAAGTTGTTCGATGAAATCCCACTGCGAGACACCGCTTCGTGGAACTCCCTCATCGCTGCCCATGTCCTGTCTCAGGCGCACCGGCAGGCGTGGTCCGTGTTCAGGACCATGCTGTCCGAGGGTCTGCCCTTCGATCAGTACACCTTTGGAAGCCTCCTCAAGTCCGTCGCCTGCGCCGCCCGGCTCGACCTCGGCCGTCAGGTGCATGCTTTGATCGTGAAGTCGAGCTTCGACCGCAACGTGTTCTCCGGTAGCGCGCTGGTCGACATGTATGCAAAGTGCGGTCGGATTCGAGAGGCTGTTATGGCCTTGGAGCTCATGCCAGAGCGGAGCGTCGTCTCCTGGAACGCAGTGGTTGCGGGTTATGCACGGGCCGGAGATGCTAAAGCTGCCTTCCATGTTTCGTGCCGGATGGAGAGAGAGGGCGTGACGCTGGACGAGGCCACTTTTGCCAGCCTCTTGACGTTGCTGGACGGGATTGCGGATTACGGACTGATGTCCCAAGCGCATGCTAAGATCGTGAAGTGCGGCAGAACGGCAGATACCATCGTGTATAATGCGGCCATCACAGCGTACTCGCAGTGTGGGTCGGTGGCGGATTCAAGGAAGATCTTCGACAAGATGGACCGCGTGAAAGATCTGGTGACATGGAACTCTATGCTTGCGGCTTATGCCTGCCATGGCTTCACAGCGGACGCGATCGAGCTCTTTGTCAGGATGCAGAAGCTCGGAATCGATCCAGATATATACACATTCACCAGTGCGATCAGTGCGTGCTTTGAGCATGGGCAGAGTGGCAATGGCCGGGCGTTGCACGCGGTAGCGATCAAGAGGGGCTTCGATGACGCACTGCAGGTGTCCAACGCGCTCATCGCGATGTACATTAGACCCGGGGAGGATGGCACGGTGGATGATGCCTGGAGATGCTTCCGGTCCATGGAACTCAAGGACTCCGTGTCCTGGAACTCGATGCTCACCGGGCTTTCTCAGAACGGGTTGGGCGAGGCAGCAGCGAAGCTCTTTGCTCACATGCGATCCGTGCATGTCGAGATCGATCACTATTCATTCTCTGCCACCTTAAGATCCTGCTCCGATCTGGCGGTCCTTCAACTGGGTCGGCAAATCCACGGTTTAGCCCTGAGGTCGGGCTTCGCCGCCAATGAATTCGTGGGTAGCTCTTTGATCTACATGTACTCCAAGTGCGGCGTCCTCGACGATGCACGACAGGCGTTCGACGAAACGCCCCATGGTAGCTCCGTGACGTGGAACTCCATGATCTTTGGGTACGCGCAGCATGGGCGAGGCCGAACCGCGCTTCATCTCTTCTCTAAGATGCAAGAACAAGAGGTGTCGCCTGACCACATAACCTTCGTGGGCTTGATCACCGCATGCAGTCACACTGGTCTTGTGGAAGAAGGGTCCCGATTGTTGAAGCTGATGCAGCCAGCGTTCGGAGTTCCATTGAGGATGGAGCATTATGCGTGTGGGGTTGATCTCTTCGGTCGAGCGGGCCGCCTCGACGAAGCGAAGAACCTGGTAGAGTCGATGCCCTTCCAGCCCGACGCGATGGTGTGGATGACGCTGTTGGGTGCATGCAGAATTCACGGCGACATGGCGTTGGCGAGACGTGTGACCGAGCACTTGCGTCTGTCGGAGGCGGAACACCACTCCACCTACGTCCTTCTGTCGCACATGTACTCCGGTCTTGGACTGTGGGCGGACAGAGCCACGGTTCAGAAGACGATGAGGAGCAGAGGGCTAAGCAAAGTCCCGGGATGGAGTTGGATAGAGATCACGAACGAGGTGCATTCTTTTAATGCAGAAGACAGGTCGCACCCTCAGTCGTCGGAGATCTACAGGATGTTAGAATTGTTGATAGAGGTGATGGAGACAGCATCCTTCTCTGAGATTGAGGTGTTGGATTCGATCCCCTAG
- the LOC135640010 gene encoding ABC transporter G family member 36-like, which translates to MEPSEVLRIGSLRRNSSVSRRGDESIFSRSSRDEDDEEALKWAALEKLPTFDRVRRGILALAEDGGELQEVNIERLGFREKKALIERLVRVADEDNERFLLKLRDRVDRVGIDLPTIEVRYEHLSIEAETYVGNRGLPTIFNSTLNMLEAFGNYLRVLPSRKRPLSILHDVSGIIKPRRMALLLGPPGSGKTTLLLALAGKLSSDLKVTGKVTYNGHDMSEFVPQRTAAYISQYDLHIGEMTVRETLAFSARCQGVGTRYEMLTELARREKAANIKPDPDIDVFMKASSMKGQEANVITEYILKILGLEVCADTMVGDEMLRGISGGQRKRVTTGEMLVGPARALFMDEISTGLDSSTTFQIVNSLRQTIHILSGTAMISLLQPAPETYDLFDDIILLSDGLIVYQGPRDNVLEFFESMGFRCPERKGVADFLQEVTSRKDQQQYWARHDEPYRYVPVREFAEAFQSFHVGRALGDELSVPFDKTKSHPAALTTTRYGVSKKEVLKANIDRELLLMKRNSFVYIFKATQLTIMAIVSMTVFLRTKMPRETETDGLTYLGALFFSVVMVMFNGFSELAMTIMKLPVFFKQRDLLFYPAWSYTIPTWILKIPIAFVEVAVWVFTTYYVIGFDPNVGRLFKQYLLLLGITQMASAVFRTIGALGRNMIVANTFASLSLLILLVLGGFILSREQVKKWWIWGYWISPLTYAQNAISVNEFMGNNWKHTAPGSNESLGVRVLKSRGVFPEARWYWIGFGALVGYVLLFNALFTLALSYLDPFGKSQPPISEETLKEKHINLTGEGLESSSRGRKSIDHSASKSKSRGHAKSMLSKSRRAGSENGMRRKDSSLGSMKAAFDQNRRGMVLPFTPLSITFDDIRYSVDMPQEMKAQGVAEDRLELLKGVSGSFRPGVLTALMGVSGAGKTTLMDVLAGRKTGGYIEGNINISGYPKKQETFARISGYCEQNDIHSPHVTVYESIVYSAWLRLPPEVDSETRKMFVDEVMELVELTPLRDALVGLPGVDGLSTEQRKRLTIAVELVANPSIIFMDEPTSGLDARAAAIVMRTVRNTVDTGRTVVCTIHQPSIDIFEAFDELFLLKRGGEEIYAGPLGRHSCHLIDYFEGINGVSKIKDGYNPATWMLEVTTQAQEGILGVDFSQVYKNSELYQRNKRLIQELSIPPPGSSDLYFPTQYSQPMAVQCMACLWKQHLSYWRNPPYTAVRFFFTTIIALLFGTIFWDLGSKTSKKIDLFNAMGSMYAAVIFIGVQNCSSVQPVVAVERTVFYRERAAGMYSALPYAFGQVVIELPYVLIQSILYGVIVYAMIAFEWTVVKFFWYIFFMYFTLLYFTFYGMMTVGITPNHNIAAIVSAAFYGLWNLFSGFIVPRPRIPIWWRWYYWACPVAWTLYGLVTSQFGDIEERLEDTGEVVSDFLRSYFGFKHSFLGVVAVMVVAFPLLFAFLFAFSIKMLNFQKR; encoded by the exons ATGGAGCCGAGCGAGGTGCTCAGGATAGGGAGCCTGCGAAGGAACAGTTCGGTATCGAGGAGAGGGGACGAGAGCATCTTCTCGCGGTCGTCGCGGGACGAGGACGACGAGGAGGCACTCAAATGGGCCGCCCTCGAGAAGCTGCCCACCTTCGACCGCGTCCGCCGGGGCATCCTGGCGCTGGCGGAGGATGGTGGCGAGCTGCAGGAAGTCAATATCGAGAGGCTTGGCTTCCGGGAGAAGAAAGCCCTTATCGAACGCCTCGTTCGTGTCGCCGACGAGGACAACGAGCGCTTCTTGCTCAAGCTCAGGGATCGCGTCGACCG AGTCGGGATTGATCTGCCCACCATAGAAGTCCGATATGAGCACCTCAGCATCGAAGCAGAGACGTATGTGGGTAACAGAGGATTGCCTACCATCTTCAATTCCACCCTTAACATGCTAGAG GCCTTTGGAAATTACTTGCGAGTACTACCAAGCAGAAAGAGACCTTTGTCGATCCTTCATGATGTCAGCGGAATCATCAAACCTCGCAG GATGGCTTTGCTCTTAGGTCCTCCGGGATCGGGAAAAACCACGCTGTTGTTGGCTTTGGCTGGAAAGCTCAGCTCTGATCTCAAG GTTACCGGAAAAGTGACCTACAATGGCCATGACATGAGTGAATTCGTCCCTCAAAGAACCGCTGCGTACATCAGCCAGTATGACCTTCACATCGGGGAGATGACAGTCCGCGAGACGCTAGCTTTCTCTGCCAGGTGCCAAGGAGTAGGCACTCGTTACG AGATGTTGACTGAGCTCGCCAGGAGAGAGAAGGCCGCAAACATCAAGCCAGATCCGGACATTGATGTGTTCATGAAG GCGTCTTCGATGAAAGGGCAAGAAGCCAATGTGATCACGGAGTATATCCTGAAG ATCCTCGGTCTGGAGGTCTGCGCCGACACCATGGTCGGCGATGAGATGCTGAGAGGAATCTCCGGTGGTCAGAGGAAGCGTGTCACGACAG GTGAGATGCTTGTTGGGCCAGCGAGAGCTCTGTTCATGGACGAGATATCAACCGGTCTGGATAGCTCGACTACTTTCCAGATAGTGAACTCGCTCCGGCAAACCATTCACATTCTTAGTGGAACTGCGATGATTTCCCTGCTGCAGCCCGCACCGGAGACATACGACCTTTTCGACGACATCATTCTTCTCTCCGATGGCCTCATCGTGTATCAAGGTCCTCGTGACAATGTGCTCGAGTTCTTCGAATCCATGGGCTTCAGATGCCCCGAGCGGAAGGGTGTTGCGGACTTCCTACAAGAA GTGACATCGAGGAAGGATCAGCAACAGTACTGGGCTCGGCATGACGAACCTTACAGATACGTGCCTGTGAGAGAATTTGCAGAGGCATTCCAGTCCTTCCATGTCGGTCGAGCCTTGGGGGACGAACTCTCTGTCCCCTTCGACAAGACCAAGAGCCATCCTGCTGCTCTGACGACCACAAGATATGGGGTTAGCAAGAAGGAAGTGTTGAAGGCTAACATCGACAGAGAACTGCTGCTGATGAAGAGGAACTCGTTCGTCTACATCTTCAAGGCGACCCAA CTTACCATCATGGCAATCGTTTCCATGACCGTCTTCCTGCGTACTAAGATGCCTCGGGAGACGGAAACCGATGGGTTGACCTATTTGGGGGCACTGTTCTTTTCGGTGGTCATGGTCATGTTCAATGGGTTCTCTGAACTCGCCATGACCATCATGAAGCTTCCTGTCTTCTTCAAGCAAAGAGACCTCCTCTTCTATCCTGCATGGTCATACACGATACCGACATGGATTCTCAAGATTCCCATCGCATTTGTTGAAGTTGCAGTGTGGGTTTTCACAACCTATTATGTCATCGGATTCGATCCAAATGTCGGAAG GCTGTTCAAGCAATATCTGCTGCTTCTGGGGATAACTCAGATGGCATCTGCCGTCTTCCGCACCATCGGGGCATTAGGTAGGAACATGATCGTTGCAAACACCTTTGCGTCGCTTTCGCTGCTCATTCTTCTCGTGCTGGGTGGCTTCATTCTTTCACGAG AACAAGTGAAGAAATGGTGGATTTGGGGCTACTGGATCTCGCCACTGACCTACGCACAGAACGCGATATCAGTGAATGAATTCATGGGCAACAACTGGAAGCAT ACTGCTCCAGGATCGAACGAGTCGCTGGGCGTACGAGTGTTGAAGTCGCGTGGAGTCTTCCCGGAAGCAAGATGGTATTGGATCGGCTTTGGGGCTTTGGTTGGCTACGTACTTCTGTTCAATGCTCTGTTCACTCTGGCTCTCAGCTATCTCGATC CCTTTGGAAAATCTCAGCCGCCAATTTCTGAGGAGACTTTGAAGGAAAAACACATCAATCTAACCGGAGAAGGATTAGAGTCATCATCCAGAGGAAGGAAATCTATAGATCACTCTGCATCCAAGAGCAAGTCCCGTGGACATGCCAAGTCAATGCTCTCTAAATCTCGGCGTGCGGGTAGCGAGAATGGAATGAGGAGGAAGGACAGCTCATTGGGTTCCATGAAGGCAGCTTTCGATCAGAACAGAAGGGGAATGGTCCTCCCCTTCACCCCGCTTTCCATCACCTTCGATGATATAAGATACTCTGTCGACATGCCTCAG GAAATGAAAGCTCAAGGTGTGGCGGAAGACCGCTTGGAGCTCCTCAAGGGTGTGAGTGGATCTTTCAGGCCAGGTGTGCTCACGGCGCTGATGGGCGTAAGCGGAGCCGGGAAGACGACGCTGATGGATGTGCTGGCTGGGAGAAAGACCGGGGGATACATCGAAGGAAACATTAACATCTCCGGCTACCCTAAGAAGCAGGAGACCTTTGCTCGCATATCAGGATACTGCGAGCAGAATGACATCCACTCTCCTCACGTCACGGTTTACGAGTCCATCGTCTACTCCGCCTGGCTTCGGCTACCTCCTGAGGTCGATTCTGAAACAAGGAAG ATGTTCGTCGACGAGGTCATGGAGCTTGTGGAGCTGACGCCACTGAGGGATGCGCTGGTTGGGTTGCCCGGAGTCGATGGGCTATCGACCGAGCAAAGGAAGAGGTTGACCATCGCCGTGGAGCTGGTCGCCAACCCATCCATCATATTCATGGATGAACCCACCTCTGGGCTCGACGCAAGGGCTGCGGCCATCGTCATGAGGACCGTGAGGAACACGGTGGACACCGGGAGGACGGTGGTGTGCACCATTCACCAACCCAGCATCGACATATTCGAAGCTTTCGATGAG CTCTTCCTATTGAAGCGAGGTGGAGAAGAGATATACGCAGGTCCCCTCGGTCGCCATTCTTGCCATCTGATCGATTATTTTGAG GGAATCAATGGTGTCAGCAAGATAAAGGATGGTTACAACCCCGCGACATGGATGTTGGAAGTGACGACACAGGCGCAAGAAGGCATACTGGGTGTCGACTTCAGCCAAGTATACAAGAACTCGGAGCTCTACCA GAGAAACAAGAGGTTGATCCAGGAACTGAGCATTCCTCCTCCGGGTTCGAGTGATCTCTACTTCCCAACGCAGTACTCTCAACCAATGGCCGTGCAATGCATGGCGTGCCTGTGGAAACAGCACTTGTCATACTGGAGGAACCCTCCGTATACCGCCGTGAGGTTCTTCTTCACAACCATCATAGCTCTGCTGTTTGGCACCATATTTTGGGACCTCGGCTCCAAAAC ATCGAAGAAAATAGATCTGTTCAATGCTATGGGTTCCATGTACGCCGCTGTCATCTTCATCGGGGTGCAGAACTGCTCCTCCGTTCAACCGGTGGTGGCCGTCGAACGAACGGTCTTTTACAGGGAGAGAGCAGCTGGAATGTACTCAGCTCTGCCGTATGCGTTTGGACAA GTGGTGATCGAGCTACCGTACGTTCTGATCCAATCGATCCTATATGGTGTGATCGTGTACGCCATGATTGCCTTCGAGTGGACTGTTGTTAAGTTCTTCTGGTACATATTCTTCATGTACTTCACCCTCCTCTACTTCACGTTCTACGGAATGATGACGGTGGGGATCACTCCCAACCACAACATCGCCGCCATCGTCTCTGCTGCCTTCTACGGACTATGGAATCTCTTCTCCGGATTCATCGTCCCACGACCT AGAATCCCGATATGGTGGAGATGGTACTACTGGGCATGTCCTGTAGCTTGGACCTTGTATGGATTGGTCACCTCACAGTTCGGTGATATAGAGGAGAGACTCGAGGATACCGGCGAGGTCGTGTCGGATTTCTTGAGGAGTTACTTCGGGTTCAAGCATAGCTTCTTGGGGGTGGTAGCTGTGATGGTGGTGGCGTTTCCTCTGCTCTTTGCTTTCCTCTTTGCATTCTCCATTAAGATGCTCAACTTCCAAAAGAGATGA